In one window of Brassica rapa cultivar Chiifu-401-42 chromosome A07, CAAS_Brap_v3.01, whole genome shotgun sequence DNA:
- the LOC103831819 gene encoding abietadienol/abietadienal oxidase, giving the protein MAEHTGESYWFLSVSALTTFLACITIFLLVGITKRKRREPHRLPPGSRGWPLIGDTIAWLNAVSGSHPSSFVEKQVKRYGRIFSCSLFGKWAVVSADPAFNRFIMQNEGKLFQSSYPKSFRDLVGKDGIITVHGEQQRRLHSIASSMMRQDQLKTHFLEDIPAVMLQTLSNFKDGEVVLLQDVCRKVAIHLMVNQLLGVSSESEVDEMSQLFSDFVDGCLSVPINLPGFTYHKAMKARKEIIRKINKTVEKLVHRKEADTAGNGVLGRLLEEESLPNESMADFIINLMFAGNETTAKTMLFAVYFLTHCPKAMTQILEEHEKFAGETLTWQDYKTMEFTQCVIDETLRLGGIAIWLMREAKEDVVYQDYVIPKGCFVVPFLSAVHLDESYYKESLSFNPWRWLDPETQQKRNWRTSPYYSPFGGGTRFCPGAELARLQIALFLHYFITTYRWTQLEEDRISFFPSARLVNGFKIQLNRREKDPPQCQ; this is encoded by the exons ATGGCCGAACATACAGGAGAATCCTATTGGTTTCTCTCTGTTTCTGCATTAACCACGTTTCTCGCCTGCATCACCATCTTCCTTCTCGTGGgaataacaaaaagaaagagaagagagccTCACAGGCTGCCTCCAGGAAGCAGAGGATGGCCTTTGATCGGAGACACCATAGCTTGGCTCAATGCCGTTTCCGGCTCTCATCCTTCTAGCTTCGTCGAGAAACAAGTCAAAAG GTATGGGAGGATATTTTCGTGTAGCTTGTTTGGGAAATGGGCAGTGGTATCAGCAGACCCGGCGTTTAACAGGTTCATAATGCAGAACGAAGGCAAGCTGTTTCAGTCTAGTTATCCAAAGTCTTTCAGGGACTTGGTGGGAAAAGATGGAATCATCACTGTCCACGGTGAACAACAGCGAAGGCTTCACTCAATCGCATCGAGCATGATGCGTCAGGACCAGCTCAAGACTCATTTCCTTGAGGATATCCCCGCGGTTATGCTTCAGACGTTGAGTAACTTCAAGGACGGTGAAGTCGTGCTTCTCCAAGATGTCTGCAGAAAG GTTGCGATTCATCTTATGGTTAACCAACTTCTTGGAGTGTCAAGCGAATCAGAAGTCGATGAAATGTCTCAGCTTTTCTCTGATTTTGTTGATGGATGTCTCTCTGTTCCTATCAACTTGCCTGGCTTCACTTACCACAAAGCCATGAAG GCAAGAAAGGAGATCATAAGGAAAATAAACAAGACCGTAGAGAAGCTGGTGCATAGGAAAGAAGCTGATACTGCTGGGAACGGTGTGCTTGGAAGGTTGCTTGAAGAAGAAAGCTTACCAAATGAATCCATGGCAGATTTCATCATTAATCTTATGTTTGCTGGAAATGAAACTACCGCGAAAACAATGCTGTTTGCTGTTTACTTCCTCACTCACTGTCCTAAGGCCATGACCCAAATCCTG GAGGAACACGAGAAATTTGCAGGCGAAACGCTAACATGGCAAGATTACAAGACGATGGAGTTCACTCAATGT GTAATAGATGAAACACTCAGGCTTGGTGGGATTGCGATATGGCTAATGAGAGAGGCTAAAGAAGATGTCGTATATCAAG ATTACGTGATCCCCAAGGGATGCTTCGTGGTTCCGTTTCTCTCAGCAGTGCACTTAGACGAGAGCTATTACAAGGAAAGTCTTTCCTTCAATCCATGGCGGTGGCTTGACCCTGAAACTCAG CAAAAGAGGAATTGGAGAACGAGTCCTTACTATAGCCCATTTGGTGGAGGAACTCGGTTTTGTCCAGGAGCAGAGCTCGCTCGCCTTCAAATCGCTCTCTTCCTACATTACTTCATCACTACATACAGGTGGACACAACTTGAGGAAGATCGTATCTCCTTCTTCCCTTCTGCTCGTCTAGTGAATGGATTCAAGATCCAATTGAACAGACGGGAGAAAGATCCTCCTCAATGTCAATAA
- the LOC103831817 gene encoding uncharacterized protein LOC103831817 isoform X2, translated as MSGREVKEYTNLSDPKDKKSGKGGKVDDEDVTFQRMVAKMQEVAGERGGYLHGRGALDSDDLLYLKEQMEAEDDAERLLRRTEKRAFAAFKKAATQADSSPAAIPLPLRVEPKPKSRIRQQDLLKKVVEVKPKRSKISTPSTPSLSPPIRSDRGSTDAKVNTVLKKQDRPKEQPGADPNDGKGTESKGQGYASSKGLLGLAYDSSDEED; from the exons ATGTCAGGGAGGGAAGTGAAAGAATACACAAATCTCTCCGATCCCAAAG ATAAGAAATCAGGGAAAGGGGGTAAGGTAGATGATGAAGACGTCACCTTTCAACGTATGGTTGCAAAG ATGCAAGAGGTTGCTGGTGAGCGTGGAGGCTATCTTCATGGACGTGGCG CTTTGGACAGCGACGACTTACTATATCTTAAAGAGCAGATGGAAGCAGAGGATGATGCAGAACGCCTTCTGAGACGAACTGAGAAACGTGCTTTTGCTGCCTTTAAA AAAGCTGCAACCCAAGCAGATTCATCTCCAGCAGCCATTCCCTTGCCACTTCGTGTTGAGCCTAAACCAAAGAGTCGTATCAG GCAGCAAGATTTACTGAAAAAGGTCGTAGAGGTTAAACCAAAACGGTCCAAAATCTCAACACCGTCAACTCCCAGCTTATCACCTCCCATTAGAAGCGACAGAGGCTCAACAGATGCTAAGGTTAACACAGTGTTGAAGAAACAGGACAGACCGAAGGAGCAACCTGGAGCTGACCCAAATGACGGCAAAGGAACTGAAAGCAAGGGGCAAGGTTATGCTTCTTCGAAAGGCTTGTTGGGTTTAGCGTATGATAGTTCAGATGAAGAAGACTGA
- the LOC103831817 gene encoding uncharacterized protein LOC103831817 isoform X1 gives MMKTSPFNVWLQRCKRLLVSVEAIFMDVAVPFSFFYSSSLLNGFITINVEGLYLYAALDSDDLLYLKEQMEAEDDAERLLRRTEKRAFAAFKKAATQADSSPAAIPLPLRVEPKPKSRIRQQDLLKKVVEVKPKRSKISTPSTPSLSPPIRSDRGSTDAKVNTVLKKQDRPKEQPGADPNDGKGTESKGQGYASSKGLLGLAYDSSDEED, from the exons ATGATGAAGACGTCACCTTTCAACGTATGGTTGCAAAG ATGCAAGAGGTTGCTGGTGAGCGTGGAGGCTATCTTCATGGACGTGGCGGTaccattttcctttttttattccTCATCTCTTTTAAATGGTTTCATTACCATAAATGTTGAAGGTTTATATCTTTATGCAGCTTTGGACAGCGACGACTTACTATATCTTAAAGAGCAGATGGAAGCAGAGGATGATGCAGAACGCCTTCTGAGACGAACTGAGAAACGTGCTTTTGCTGCCTTTAAA AAAGCTGCAACCCAAGCAGATTCATCTCCAGCAGCCATTCCCTTGCCACTTCGTGTTGAGCCTAAACCAAAGAGTCGTATCAG GCAGCAAGATTTACTGAAAAAGGTCGTAGAGGTTAAACCAAAACGGTCCAAAATCTCAACACCGTCAACTCCCAGCTTATCACCTCCCATTAGAAGCGACAGAGGCTCAACAGATGCTAAGGTTAACACAGTGTTGAAGAAACAGGACAGACCGAAGGAGCAACCTGGAGCTGACCCAAATGACGGCAAAGGAACTGAAAGCAAGGGGCAAGGTTATGCTTCTTCGAAAGGCTTGTTGGGTTTAGCGTATGATAGTTCAGATGAAGAAGACTGA
- the LOC103831816 gene encoding kunitz trypsin inhibitor 3 has translation MKMLTLSFITLTVLSAVLAAASAANALPSKAVLDISGHPVQSHVQYYIIPAKIGTGRGGGLIPSSRDANTQDSCLNLDIVQSSSPFVSGLPVTFSPLNTKTKLVHLSTSLSLEFDPTVWLCPESKVWRIDHSVQLRKSFVSIGGEKGKGNSLFQIKEDGDGYKIMYCPIISSVTCINVGLEIDDLGVRRLVLSNDQSFGVKFQRAYDDSNSNCHLKPRWRMFSLFYNVK, from the coding sequence ATGAAGATGCTTACTCTCTCTTTCATCACTCTCACCGTTCTCTCAGCCGTGTTGGCCGCAGCTTCTGCCGCCAATGCTCTACCAAGCAAAGCAGTCCTCGACATATCAGGACATCCAGTTCAGTCCCATGTCCAATACTACATCATACCGGCTAAGATCGGAACCGGCAGGGGAGGGGGTCTTATCCCTTCAAGCCGAGATGCAAACACACAAGACTCGTGTCTGAATCTCGACATCGTACAGTCATCGTCTCCTTTCGTCTCAGGCCTTCCTGTAACTTTCTCTCCACTCAACACCAAAACCAAGCTTGTCCACCTCTCAACTAGTCTCAGCCTCGAGTTTGATCCCACGGTTTGGTTATGCCCTGAAtctaaagtgtggagaatcgaCCATTCTGTGCAACTCAGGAAGAGCTTTGTAAGCATTGGTGGTGAGAAAGGCAAAGGGAATAGCTTGTTTCAGATTAAAGAAGATGGAGATGGTTACAAGATTATGTATTGTCCGATTATCTCTTCTGTTACGTGTATCAACGTGGGTTTGGAGATTGATGATCTTGGCGTTCGACGTTTGGTTCTTAGCAATGATCAATCTTTTGGTGTTAAGTTTCAAAGGGCTTATGATGATTCAAACTCCAACTGTCATCTCAAGCCTCgttggaggatgttctctttgtTCTATAATGTCAAGTAA
- the LOC103831817 gene encoding uncharacterized protein LOC103831817 isoform X3, with translation MQEVAGERGGYLHGRGALDSDDLLYLKEQMEAEDDAERLLRRTEKRAFAAFKKAATQADSSPAAIPLPLRVEPKPKSRIRQQDLLKKVVEVKPKRSKISTPSTPSLSPPIRSDRGSTDAKVNTVLKKQDRPKEQPGADPNDGKGTESKGQGYASSKGLLGLAYDSSDEED, from the exons ATGCAAGAGGTTGCTGGTGAGCGTGGAGGCTATCTTCATGGACGTGGCG CTTTGGACAGCGACGACTTACTATATCTTAAAGAGCAGATGGAAGCAGAGGATGATGCAGAACGCCTTCTGAGACGAACTGAGAAACGTGCTTTTGCTGCCTTTAAA AAAGCTGCAACCCAAGCAGATTCATCTCCAGCAGCCATTCCCTTGCCACTTCGTGTTGAGCCTAAACCAAAGAGTCGTATCAG GCAGCAAGATTTACTGAAAAAGGTCGTAGAGGTTAAACCAAAACGGTCCAAAATCTCAACACCGTCAACTCCCAGCTTATCACCTCCCATTAGAAGCGACAGAGGCTCAACAGATGCTAAGGTTAACACAGTGTTGAAGAAACAGGACAGACCGAAGGAGCAACCTGGAGCTGACCCAAATGACGGCAAAGGAACTGAAAGCAAGGGGCAAGGTTATGCTTCTTCGAAAGGCTTGTTGGGTTTAGCGTATGATAGTTCAGATGAAGAAGACTGA